The DNA segment CCCAGCTCACAAAAATTGCGCACCATTTTACTCCGTTAAGACCATACCAGGCGCCATATTTTGTTTTGTTAGAGCCTGCAGGAGACTCTTTAATACCATTCTGTGATTCAGCGGTTTCGAGGATTTTTTGACGAGACATATTTAGAGCGTTTTATGGTTAAACCCTGTTAAAGAATACCTAAAGTTCAAAATTAGATCCTACCTAAACAATCCCCCAAAAGAGTGAAAAAACCTCGGGTACAAGACCCTGACTATAAAGGAGTATTTATTTAATCAGCGCGGCACTGTTTCGTTCTTCTCTATTGAATTCTGCTACATTTTCAGGACCGCCGTGATGTATTCCTATGACATAGTATTTTTCACCATCCTTCAGCCATAGTGGAGCACCACTATCACCACTACAGGTAAATAACTTGTAACCCACCATATCGCATTTGTCATGAAAAATTAAATCGCTTACTTTCGTCTTTTTATCCGACAGAATATCTGTACCATTAATCCCGGTTTCGGCCAAATCTACCGGATAGCCCGTTAATATAACCTCCTGGTCTGGCTTGAGATTTAGTTTCTTGTAGTTTACGATTTCGAGGTGACCGGTATACAATCCTTTCACTTTTGCCTTTCCAGTTTCACTGAGCACAATAAAAGAAATATCACTACTGATAAAATGGCAATTATCGGATGCTACATTTTCTACCTTGAAGTCATCTGCCTTAAGTTGGGCTTCAAGCGTTTCCACTTTACCTGATTTAAAAATATTTTTATAAATGCTCATTTTTCGCAGCCACCATTTATCCGCAACATGCCTCGCGGTGATCAATGTGCTATCGTTAATAAAGGTCGCCGTACCCCATCCACGCATATATACATGGACAATTGCAGTATAAGGATAGGTATTCAACAGTTCAGTTTGAACCATGCTGCGTGAATTCAGATAGACTTCCGGACCACACTTTTTGTGGATTTTCGTTTGTGCCATTAATCTTCCACTACACAACATCAAACCGCAGACAATTAAAGCAATAGAGAGTTTCATATGAGTTTTATTTTAGGTGGATACATGCAATTAGGGAAACCAATCAGCGACGGAAGAAATACGAACTGCCTTTTCTCCCTGACAATAGGGCATTTTACAGAGTGTAGAAATGTTACAGTTTCCTTGCCATTGGAAATCTACCTGCCCGCCGACAAGAACACCAATTACACGGTGGGTAACAACATCAAAAACCGGCGATCCGGAATTTCCCTGAAAAGCATCCAGTGAGGTATAAAATATATCCCGCTCCTCATCTTTTTCTACACCTGCATTTGCAGCTACTTTTTTGGGCAATCCATAAGGATGACCAATCATATACACCCCGTTTCCTTTTTTTACCGGATCGGTCAATCCGAGTTTCAAAGGCAATTGCTTCAGTTCCCGGTCAACGGTGAATTCCTTTAGATCCAACTCTTCTGACTTACGGGTAATCTTTTTAGGAAAATATACGCTATCAGCTGAGATGATTGCCTGTATACCTCCTGAAGCATTTGTCAGTTCAAACCCGAAAACAATGGCATATCTGCTCAGATCACCCTGAAAAACATGTCCGGCAGTAATCAGCCTATCCTTGCCCACAACAAAAGCTGTTCCTGAGCCCAGCACGGGCTGGTTAATAAATGGCTCACTCTGACAAAGGTTATAAGTTGTGCCCAAAGTACTGCTAAAGTCCAATTGATATTCATCCCTGGAAATTTGATGCAATTTATCTTTGTCAATTACTATTCCTACCGAAACTGAATTGATGAGTGCAGTCTTCCCGAATGCCGTTTTAGGATCAACATTTCGAGCCTCAATACGACTATCATATTGAGTTGCGCCAACCAGCACCCTGCGTTTAGCGGGCAGCCCTTCAAACGGGTCTACTATTATTGCTGTTATTGCTGCCTTCACCAGACCAACTGCTTCAGCAGACTCATAATCTGAACCAATCACAGTCTTTTGATCGCTGGATCGGACTCTATCTGCAGTCATCTTTCTGGTACTTCTCTTATCAGTTTGGTAGTTTTTGTATTTTTCAAATGCTCTTTCTATCATTTCAGTCCGAACCCTGGAACTATCTGTTTGAGCCGTTATTTTTAAGTTACAGCCAAGCAGCATAAAAACAAATAATATCAGCGGTTTATTCATTTTGATGTTGGTCTGGTATAAAGGTTAAACAACGGAATATCAATCGTTAAACCTAGCCCGGCCCTAAAGGAAGAGAAGTTAGCAGTCCCTCCAACCTGTTTAAATTCCGGTCCGTACTGTCCACCGAGGTTTAAAGAAAATGGAGATCCGGGAATACCCAGCGTAAAATATAAACCTGGAGAGAAAATGTTTTTGAAACTTAGCTCTGGAAGAACGTCCGCATTATCTTTGCTATCAAACCTTAGCCGTGTAACCGCACCTACGTCAATAAGCGGAATATATAAGCCAAAAGCACTCCCCTTCCATGAGAAGAAATTACCAAAAGAAACACTAAGCCCCAATGGGGCGGTAAATCCTGTACTAAATGCGGTCCTTGTTTTACCGTCAACTTGAGCAAAATCTGCGCCCAATAATATACCCGAATAACTGTTTATAGAAACATTGAATGCGGACTGACGTTTCACAGAATAACTTCCCACCGGTAATGCAAAAGCTTCTATAGCCTTTTGTACATCCTCTGAATCTTTGGCCTGCGCCATGCCGTTTACCAAATGAATGATGGAGATGATTTGCGGATCAAGTCCCGGACTGATCTGGCCCAGCAATTTATCAGTGTAACTAATTGCATCTGCCTTCATTATTTCAGCTCGTCTTTTAAGGGGCGCCGTATCAGTGGAAATCCCTGCAATAAATACATTGTAATATTCTACTGCATACGCTTCTATGTTAGCCGTCATTTGATCAGCAACATCATCAGGGAAAGGACGAAATTCGCTGCCATTGGCAGTACCTTTTAATTTTTTCATACTCGTATTGAGCTGCTCCATTACTTTCCGGAGCGGTATTTGAGTATAACTGGAAACGACTAAGAGCTGAAATTTAGGATCATCAAGCATGTCTTTCATCTGCTTTACATCCGCCACTAAATTATCAGGTTTTGCGTTTCCATACCGGTATGCATTTAAAACTTCTCTGAAGTTCTTTATTTTACCTCGATAACCCGTTGGAACCTGGTCCGAATGTGTAGAAAGCCAATGCTCAACTTTGCCGAATTCGATATAAACTTTATCAAAGATTTTTGGGTCTAGATTGTCTGATTTTGCAATCTTCAGCATTTTATAGGCATCTGCCCAACTCGCAAATTCCATTTTAGGACTAAGATTGACCAGTGCCACTAACTCAGGAATTTCTTGTGTGAATCTTACCGGTACTAAGGTATCTACTAAAGAAAGCATTTGTTCAATGCCGTTAGCATAATTTTTTTTCCGCAAGGCAAACACCACCTCGTTTGCAACGTTTGCTACCTTAAAATATCTGGCAAGCTGGTCAGTAGGCTCATATTTCTCAGTAGAGTCATCTGAAATATCTGCCAGTAACGATTGCTGACTGGATATAATTTGCTTAGAGAAATCAATTACACCTTTTACAAAATTATATACGGTATCGGCGCCTACATGCTCACCAGCCTTATTCGCTTTTTTGATCGCCACTGCGGTATTGTAGACATGCTCGGCATTTTTTGTCATATTGATGATAAGTGATTCAAATTTAGCCTTATATGTCAGCTTCTTGCTAGTCACGACCTTTTCAAGCAAACCACATAACGAGATAACGTCTTTATGCCCCTCCCGCGCAAATTCAATTTTGTAATACTTCAAGTTCTGCTGGTGAAGAAACCCAGCATACAATTGATAAAAATTAACTTCTGAGGCATAACTATTCCAAAAATCGAGGCCGGCAAACTTGGGTTCTCCATTTTCAATCAAGGTTAGACTCCTGGCGAACATCTCCGACATGGAAAGCAGATTAGCCATATTCTTCCGCGTATAATTATCAGACAATTTCCATTGGCTGATATTTTTACTATTGCTCAGGATGGTAAAATAGTCTACCGGATATTTAACCTTTGACAGGTTTGGAATAATAAGCATGGCTTCAAACGCAAAATCCAGGTCCGGATAGCGTTGTAAAAGACTGGAAACCCGGCTCGAATTTCTAAGCTGATAGGCATTGTCTAAAATACTATTTAAATCATTTTGGATATAGCCCTTTAGATCGATTTGGAAAGTACCAAGCTGTTCTGGTTTGAAACTCTTCAGATAAGCGACCGTTTTGGGAAGTAAGATATGGAGTTCTTCCAGGGGGATTTTATCCTTGTGGTTCTCCAGATATTTTTTCACGTTAGTCATTGCATAAGCCACAAGTTCTTCTTTGATCCGTTTGGCCAGGAACTCCCCCAGCCCATTGATAATCTCATAGCTCATATTCCCGCCAAGAAAGGGTATCGCTTTTTGGAGGGAGGTGTTGTAATTTACTCCTGAAGACCGATCAGCAAAACCGAGGCGTAATGACTGATATTTTGTGCGGTAGAGCTCCACCATATCGTATAGAAATGTGTTATTCCTTGCACTGTATGCCAGACCAACCGCCTGTAACTCTAAATCATCAGCCACAGATTTAGAAGTGTCATATTCCAGCCTACATGATTCCAGATTGTCGACATAATTATCCAGGGTACCATAACGACCTTTATCGTTACTGGAAACTCCGACCGCGGTAGCTGTTTCAACCAACTTTTTTATACGATTGTATTGAATAAGCTTCTCATCAGCAGCTTTAATTGCTTTGCTGGCAGTTGTATCATTTTTCAGGGCATCATCCTCCAGATAGGTTTTGAAAATCCCCAGTACCAATGAGCGGTCTTTAATCACTTCATTTTTTCGGATGTCAGGATCCACACTTTGATAATCTTTTTTAAGCAGATCAATGAGCAAGGCAGCGTGTCCCGCAACAGGGGCATCTTTTTGTGCAAGTGCTGAAAAGCAAAGTAACAGGCACAATGACAGGACAGAAAAAAATTTCATGTTTTTGAGTTTGTTGGTTAATCAGATGTTATGGTTATTGTTCAGCGGGGTCATGTGGTGAATTGACCAGGCGTTATGATGGCAAGTCAGGAGCGTATATAATACATGAATTTTCATCGAGAGCAAGGTTAATACACTCGAATATAACTATTTATTAACCATCGCAATAGCCATCAGGAAAATAAATCAAAAAATAGCATAGTGCTGATCCAGGATTTTGCATCACCTGATCCTGAACTCCAGGGATCGGTTGGGGATCAGTTTTAAAACAGGACAAATTCCATAGCTGCTTTAGACTATTGAACAAATATGGCGCGCGGAAAGAACAGCAAAAAAATGTAATAAAAAGCAAAGAAAAACAATTAATTTTCTTATTATTAACTCGGAAAAAGCTGCAAACAAAAACGCTCTTAAAACTAATTGCTTAACTTATTAAAAAAAACATCTGCTAAAATTAGTATTTTGGCGGGCTACGGTATAATACGCTTTTTTTTTATTGCCTGTAACAGGTTAAATTAATCCTATGAAAATAAATGTTTGGCGAATTTTATCTTAAGGAAAATTACACAAATAGCAGAAGAATAATATATCATTTGATTTTCTGGACTGTAGTCAGCCTTCTGTATTATTTAAGCTATAGAAGACTTGACCCTGAAAATGCCTGGATTTTAGTTTCTAAGGATCTGTTTTCTGTGGTCACCATATTCTACATCACCTCCTACTTTATCATCCCCAGGTTCCTTCTGGATCGCGGTACACTGTTTCTGGCGCTCTGGATAATTATAACCTATTTCTGGTGGTCGATCGGTACTTACCTGATGTGTTACTACCTGCATCACTTTGGTACTCCAAATGAAAGGTTAAAAATCTATGTGAAAATAGTGATCGAAAATGGGCTCGTCGGCATTATCAGCTGGCATAAGCTTCCTTTTTACGTTCTGGACTATGTATATTTTACAGCATTGCCATTGGGATTAAAACTCATGCAAACCCTCCTAAATGAAAAAAACAGGGGCATAAAGTTACAACGGGATAATCTTGAACTGGAAATAGATTTCCTGAAATCACAGATCAATCCCCACTTTCTTTTCAATACCCTGAACAACATTCATTCCATGGTGATTGCGAGTGATCAGGCCGCAGCCGACACGGTTCTCCATCTTTCAAGCCTGATGAAATACACGCTGTACCAGAGTGATGAAAAAGAAGTCTCTTTAGAAAAGGAAATCAGGTTCATCAACAATTATCTGATGCTGGAAAAGATCCGCTACAACGAAAAAGTTAAACTGCTGATCAACATCAATGTACCGGAAAATGACCTCGGAATTGCTCCCCTTATACTTTTCCCTTTTGTCGAGAATGCGTTTAAACATGGCCCTGATAAATCCAGCTTAAATTCTGAGATCAAAATCTCCATTCAGCTCGAAAGGGACAGACTGTTGTTTCATATTGCCAATAGCGTCCTGACCGATCAAAAGAAATCAGAACCGGATAATTATTATGGAGGCATTGGGATAACAAATGTGCTCAAAAGACTTGAAATCAATTACAAAGGCAATTATGAGCTAAGTAAAGGGATCAAAGATGGGTGCTATGAGGTTACCCTGTCAGTTAAACTAAGTAATTACCTCAGATTACACATCCCCAACAAACGAAAAACCAATGCAAATT comes from the Pedobacter sp. FW305-3-2-15-E-R2A2 genome and includes:
- a CDS encoding sensor histidine kinase translates to MIFWTVVSLLYYLSYRRLDPENAWILVSKDLFSVVTIFYITSYFIIPRFLLDRGTLFLALWIIITYFWWSIGTYLMCYYLHHFGTPNERLKIYVKIVIENGLVGIISWHKLPFYVLDYVYFTALPLGLKLMQTLLNEKNRGIKLQRDNLELEIDFLKSQINPHFLFNTLNNIHSMVIASDQAAADTVLHLSSLMKYTLYQSDEKEVSLEKEIRFINNYLMLEKIRYNEKVKLLININVPENDLGIAPLILFPFVENAFKHGPDKSSLNSEIKISIQLERDRLLFHIANSVLTDQKKSEPDNYYGGIGITNVLKRLEINYKGNYELSKGIKDGCYEVTLSVKLSNYLRLHIPNKRKTNAN
- a CDS encoding serine protease; the encoded protein is MNKPLILFVFMLLGCNLKITAQTDSSRVRTEMIERAFEKYKNYQTDKRSTRKMTADRVRSSDQKTVIGSDYESAEAVGLVKAAITAIIVDPFEGLPAKRRVLVGATQYDSRIEARNVDPKTAFGKTALINSVSVGIVIDKDKLHQISRDEYQLDFSSTLGTTYNLCQSEPFINQPVLGSGTAFVVGKDRLITAGHVFQGDLSRYAIVFGFELTNASGGIQAIISADSVYFPKKITRKSEELDLKEFTVDRELKQLPLKLGLTDPVKKGNGVYMIGHPYGLPKKVAANAGVEKDEERDIFYTSLDAFQGNSGSPVFDVVTHRVIGVLVGGQVDFQWQGNCNISTLCKMPYCQGEKAVRISSVADWFP
- a CDS encoding trypsin-like serine protease: MKLSIALIVCGLMLCSGRLMAQTKIHKKCGPEVYLNSRSMVQTELLNTYPYTAIVHVYMRGWGTATFINDSTLITARHVADKWWLRKMSIYKNIFKSGKVETLEAQLKADDFKVENVASDNCHFISSDISFIVLSETGKAKVKGLYTGHLEIVNYKKLNLKPDQEVILTGYPVDLAETGINGTDILSDKKTKVSDLIFHDKCDMVGYKLFTCSGDSGAPLWLKDGEKYYVIGIHHGGPENVAEFNREERNSAALIK